The Rhizobium viscosum genomic sequence ATCTCGGTCACAGGGTACAGGGATCGGATCAGTCCGACAGCGCCAACGTTCAGCGCCTGCGCGACAAGGGCATCGAAGTCTTTGTCGGCCATAGGGCGGAAAACCTCGGCGATGCCGAAGTCGTCGTCGTGTCGACCGCGATCAAGAAGAGCAATCCGGAACTCATTGCTGCACGCGAGAAGCTCCTGCCGGTCGTGCGCCGCGCTGAAATGCTGGCCGAGCTGATGCGCTTCCGCAATGCGATTGCCATCGGCGGCACGCATGGCAAGACGACGACCACTTCGCTTGTTGCCACGCTGCTCGAAGCCGGAGGGCTGGATCCGACCGTCATCAATGGCGGCATCATCAATGCCTACGGCACGAATGCGCGCATGGGCGAGGGCGAGTGGATGGTGGTCGAGGCGGACGAATCCGACGGCACCTTCCTGAAGCTGCCGGCCGATGTGGCCGTCGTGACCAATATCGATCCTGAGCATCTGGATCATTACGGCAATTTCGACGCCGTTCGCGCCGCCTTCCGGCAATTTGTCGAGAATGTTCCTTTCTACGGCTTCGGCGTCATGTGCCTCGACCATCCCGAGGTTCAGGCGCTGGTCAGCCGGATCGAAGACCGCAAGGTCATCACCTACGGCGAGAATCCGCAGGCCGATGTGCGCTTCATGAATGTGCGTATCGATGGCACGCGCTCGATCTTCGACGTTGAAATCCGCCGCCGCCGCACCGGCGAAGTCATCAGGCTCGACGATCTCGTCATGCCGATGCCCGGCCGTCACAACATCTCGAATGCCACCGCGGCCATCGCCGTCGCCAACCGCCTCGGCATGTCCCGCGAGGATATCGCCAAAGGGCTTGCCTCTTTCGGCGGCGTAAAGCGGCGCTTCACGCTGACCGGCGAATGGAACGGCGTGCAGATCTTCGACGATTACGGTCATCACCCGGTCGAGATCAAGGCGGTGCTGCGCGCCGCCCGCGAGGCCTGCAAGGGCCGTATCATCGCGGTGCACCAGCCTCACCGCTATACCCGCCTGTCGAGCCTGTTCGAGGAATTTGCCGCCTGCTTCAATGATGCCGATAGTATTTTTATCGCGCCTGTTTATGCAGCGGGCGAGGATGCGATCGAGGGCGCGGAATCGGAATCGCTGGTTTCCCGCATCAAATCGGGTGGTCATCGCGATGCGCGCTTCCTTCCTTCGGCGGAAGCTCTACCGCAGATGGTAGCAGAAATTGCAAAACCCGGGGACTTTGTAGTTCTGTTGGGTGCTGGTAGCATTACATATTGGGCAGCGGCGCTGCCGAAGCAGTTGCAAGACCTTTCAGGAAAATCCGCATGAAACAGGTTAATGGGGAAAAGCTACTTGCCTCTCTCGGAGAAGGCGTAAAGGACATTCGCGGTCGACTGACGCCGGATGCCCCCATGGACCGCGTCACCTGGTTCCACGCCGGCGGTCTGGCAGAGCTGATGTTCCAGCCGCACGACGAGGACGATCTCATCGCCTTCCTGAAGATCCTGCCGGATGAAGTTCCGCTGACGGTGGTCGGCGTCGGCTCGAACATCCTGGTACGCGATGGCGGAATTCCGGGCGTCGTGCTGCGCCTGTCGGCCAAGGGCTTCGGCTTTGTCGAACTCGCCGGCGAAAACCGCATTCTCGCCGGCGCCATCTGCCCGGACAAGCATGTGGCCGCCATGGCGATGGACAACGGCATCGGCGGATTTGCTTTCTATTATGGCATTCCAGGCGGCATCGGTGGTGCCGCCCGCATGAATGCCGGCGCCAATGGATCCGAGACGAAGGATCGCGTCGTCGAGGTCCGCGCGATCGACCGCAAGGGCAACAAACACGTGCTGACGAATGCCGAGATGGGCTATTCCTATCGCCATTCCGATGCTGCCGATGATCTGATCTTCACCTCAGTGCTGTTCGAGGGCTATCCCGACGATCGCGCCAAGATCCGCGCCGAGATGGATGCCGTGCGCAATCACCGGGAGACGGTGCAGCCGATTCGTGAAAAGACCGGTGGTTCGACCTTCAAGAATCCCGAGGGGCATTCGGCGTGGAAGCTGATCGACGAGGCGGATTGCCGCGGTCTCGTCATCGGCAGCGCGCAGATGTCGTCGCTTCACTGCAACTTCATGATCAACATGGGGCAGGCGACGGGTTACGATCTCGAATATCTCGGCGAAGAAGTGCGTCGCAAGGTTTTCGAGACGGCGGGCATCAAGCTCGAATGGGAAATCAAGCGTCTCGGTCTCTTCATGCCCGGCCGCGAGGTTCGCCCTTTCCAGGGTGTCACGACAGAGTAAGCGCTATTTTACTGCAAGCCTTAAACCTTCGCGCGGCGTCACGATGGGCGACCAGCCCAGCACGTCGCGCGCATGGGATATATCGACCTGCAGCGAGCCGCAGAGGCGCTGATAGACGGCTTCCTTTCCCGTGATCCTGGCCGCCATGTGTATCAGGGAAGGCGGGAAGGGGAGAAGTGCCGGTCTGACACCGAGCCCTGCGGCGATACCCTCGATCAACGCAGGCGTCGAGAGATCTTCCCCATCGCCCGCAAGGAAGGTTTCGCCTGCGGCAGCCGGATGCTGCATGCAGGTGATGATCAGGTCGACGAGGTTCTGAACCGCGACCAGCGTGCGGTGGTTCTTCAGCGAGGCGAAGGGCAGGGGCAGCTTCTTGCGGACAAGGGCGACGAGCAGGGCGAAGTTACCGCGTGCACCTGGGCCGTAGACAAGCGGCGGGCGAATGACGACGACCTCCATGCCGGTGCGGGCGGCGATCTCCCGGAGGCCGATTTCGCTTTCCATTTTCGAAATGCCGTAGGGATCGATCGGCTTCGGCGCGTCATCGTGCCTGAACGGCCGGTCGTTTTCTTCGCCGTTGACCTTGATGGTGCTGATGAAGACGAAACGCTTCACGCCGGCGCGGGCTGCCTGTTCGGCAAGATTGAGCGTGGAGGCAGTGTTGACCCGGCGGAAATCCGCCAGCGGATCAGCCGAGCGATCGTTCATCATGTGAACGCGGGCAGCAAGATGGACGATGGCATCGACGCCTTCGAGTGCTGCAGTCCAATCAGTCTTCTCGGTGATCTCGATTGGGAAATGCCTGATATCAGGCGGGAAGGCTGATATCGGGGATCGGGTCGTAACCGCCACGTCGCAGATCCGCTCCCTGTACAGCCGTTCGACAAGAGGAGCGCCGACGAAGCCGGCTGCGCCGGTGACGAGGCATCGCATGATCTTCTCCCTGTTCCGCCCGTGGAGGTCTTCGCTAACCGGAAGTATCACGCGCATCAATAGAAAAAGGCCGCGACGGCAAGCGTCGCGGCCTCTCGCTTAGATTCAGTGGTTCAGACTTCTTCTCGGCCCGACAGCCGGATGCAGATCAGCGAGATCGCAGCCGAGGCGGCGAGGTAGTAGCCGACATAGTTGAGGCTGTAGTTGGTCGCGAGCCAGGTGGCGATATAGGGAGCGAGCGAAGCCCCGAAGATGCCGCCGAGGTTGAAGGTCATCGAGGCGCCGGTGTAGCGCACCATGGTCGGGAAGGGGGCAGCGAGCGCTGCGCCGATCGGACCATAGGTGAAGCCCATCAGGCCGAGGCCGATGATCGAGCACATGAAGGCGCCGGTCAGGCCCGCCGTCAGCAGGCTTGCGTAGAAAAAGCCGAAGATCGCAATGGCGATCGTCGTCAGGCTCAGGATCAGGCGACGCGAATAGCGATCCGATAGCCAGCCGGAGAGCGGGATCGTCAGGCCGAAGAAGACGACGCCGACGAGTTGGACGACCAGGAACTGCTCGCGCGAATAGCCGAGCCCGCCCTTTTCCAGGGGTGTGGTGCCCCAGGACAGCGTGAAGACCGTCATCAGGTAGAAGAGCACGAAGGTGGCGACGGCGATGAAGGTGCCGAGAATCAGGCTGCGCAGATGACCGCGGAAGACGGTGGCGACCGGAACGGCGACGCGCTCGTGCTTTTCGACAGCCTTCTGAAATTCCGGCGTTTCAGCGATCTTCAGGCGAACATAGAGACCGACGGCGACGAGCGCGAGGCTGGCAATGAAGGGAATGCGCCAGCCATAGGTGAGGAAGTCCTCGTTGCTCATGGTTTCCGCCAGGATCAGGAAGAAGCCGGAGGAGAGAATGAAGCCGATCGGCGCACCGAGCTGCGGGAACATGGCATACCAGCTGCGCCTGCCGGGAGGAGCGTTTTCTGTTGCGAGCAGCACGGCGCCGCCCCATTCGCCGCCGAGGCCAAGGCCCTGGCCGAAGCGGCAAAGTGCCAGCAGCAGCGGCGCGGCGATGCCGATCGCGTCGTAGCCCGGCAGAATGCCGATCACCACGGTCGACAGGCCCATGGTCATCAGGGCTGCCACCAGCGTCGCCTTGCGGCCGACCTTGTCGCCGAAATGACCGAAGACCACGGCGCCGAAGGGGCGGGCGAAGAAGGCGATAGAGAAAGTGACGAGGGATTGCAGCAGCGCAGAGGTCGGATCGCTGGACGGGAAGAAGAGGTGCGGGAAAACGAGGACGGCTGCCGTCGCATAGACGTAGAAATCGAAGAATTCGATCGTGGTGCCGATGAGGCTCGCGATCAGGACGCGTGCGGGGGAATTGACTTGCGTGCTGCTCGAAGGGCTCGGCGATACGGAGATCGCTTCTGTCATGTTCATTCCAATCAGTATTTTTATCGATTTGCTTGGGAGGTGTCGCTCTTAACGCAATTTTAAGGCTGAGAAAATGCCCGGACACGCAAGAATATGACGCAAGCGACATTATGCGCTGGTTTGACAGGGCGGCACCGATATGGGTAGCCGTCCGCCCTGGTTCGGCGGTTTCTCAACCTTGCGCCAGGCTTGTCGGGAAGTGGCCCCGAACTTGACCGGAATCAAATTGCAATTGATTGATAAAGTGCTCTCTGGTTGAGAGAATGGAGGGGCACACATGCGGAAAAGTCTTGCTGCCGAGTTTCTCGGCACGTTTTGGTTGGTCTTCGGCGGATGCGGTAGTGCCGTGCTCGCGGCCGCCTATCCCGAACTTGGAATCGGTTTTGCCGGCGTGGCGCTGGCGTTTGGTTTGACCGTGGTCACCATGGCCTATGCCGTGGGCGGTATTTCCGGCGGCCATTTCAATCCCGCCGTCTCTCTCGGGCTTGTTGTTGCGGGACGTTTT encodes the following:
- the murC gene encoding UDP-N-acetylmuramate--L-alanine ligase, which produces MKLPKAIGLVHFIGIGGIGMSGIAEVLHNLGHRVQGSDQSDSANVQRLRDKGIEVFVGHRAENLGDAEVVVVSTAIKKSNPELIAAREKLLPVVRRAEMLAELMRFRNAIAIGGTHGKTTTTSLVATLLEAGGLDPTVINGGIINAYGTNARMGEGEWMVVEADESDGTFLKLPADVAVVTNIDPEHLDHYGNFDAVRAAFRQFVENVPFYGFGVMCLDHPEVQALVSRIEDRKVITYGENPQADVRFMNVRIDGTRSIFDVEIRRRRTGEVIRLDDLVMPMPGRHNISNATAAIAVANRLGMSREDIAKGLASFGGVKRRFTLTGEWNGVQIFDDYGHHPVEIKAVLRAAREACKGRIIAVHQPHRYTRLSSLFEEFAACFNDADSIFIAPVYAAGEDAIEGAESESLVSRIKSGGHRDARFLPSAEALPQMVAEIAKPGDFVVLLGAGSITYWAAALPKQLQDLSGKSA
- the murB gene encoding UDP-N-acetylmuramate dehydrogenase, translated to MKQVNGEKLLASLGEGVKDIRGRLTPDAPMDRVTWFHAGGLAELMFQPHDEDDLIAFLKILPDEVPLTVVGVGSNILVRDGGIPGVVLRLSAKGFGFVELAGENRILAGAICPDKHVAAMAMDNGIGGFAFYYGIPGGIGGAARMNAGANGSETKDRVVEVRAIDRKGNKHVLTNAEMGYSYRHSDAADDLIFTSVLFEGYPDDRAKIRAEMDAVRNHRETVQPIREKTGGSTFKNPEGHSAWKLIDEADCRGLVIGSAQMSSLHCNFMINMGQATGYDLEYLGEEVRRKVFETAGIKLEWEIKRLGLFMPGREVRPFQGVTTE
- a CDS encoding UDP-glucose 4-epimerase family protein encodes the protein MRCLVTGAAGFVGAPLVERLYRERICDVAVTTRSPISAFPPDIRHFPIEITEKTDWTAALEGVDAIVHLAARVHMMNDRSADPLADFRRVNTASTLNLAEQAARAGVKRFVFISTIKVNGEENDRPFRHDDAPKPIDPYGISKMESEIGLREIAARTGMEVVVIRPPLVYGPGARGNFALLVALVRKKLPLPFASLKNHRTLVAVQNLVDLIITCMQHPAAAGETFLAGDGEDLSTPALIEGIAAGLGVRPALLPFPPSLIHMAARITGKEAVYQRLCGSLQVDISHARDVLGWSPIVTPREGLRLAVK
- a CDS encoding MFS transporter is translated as MTEAISVSPSPSSSTQVNSPARVLIASLIGTTIEFFDFYVYATAAVLVFPHLFFPSSDPTSALLQSLVTFSIAFFARPFGAVVFGHFGDKVGRKATLVAALMTMGLSTVVIGILPGYDAIGIAAPLLLALCRFGQGLGLGGEWGGAVLLATENAPPGRRSWYAMFPQLGAPIGFILSSGFFLILAETMSNEDFLTYGWRIPFIASLALVAVGLYVRLKIAETPEFQKAVEKHERVAVPVATVFRGHLRSLILGTFIAVATFVLFYLMTVFTLSWGTTPLEKGGLGYSREQFLVVQLVGVVFFGLTIPLSGWLSDRYSRRLILSLTTIAIAIFGFFYASLLTAGLTGAFMCSIIGLGLMGFTYGPIGAALAAPFPTMVRYTGASMTFNLGGIFGASLAPYIATWLATNYSLNYVGYYLAASAAISLICIRLSGREEV